TCGAGGCGGCTGATTCGCTGCTCCATTGTGCTCCAAATTTCTGATTGTACGCAACAATGTTTTTCTTAAATGTAACTTCTGATTGTCCACCGAGCCAGAGACCAAAACCGCCGTTATGGGCGATGGTATTATACTCAATTTCTCCCGTTGTTGACTTGGCATCCCAGGTTACAATACCACTGCCGCGGTTAAAGGCAATGAGGTTGTCTTCCATTTGCGGAGCATACCGCACAGCCACCACGCCGGTCATCCAGTTCTGTATAATTTCACAATTCTTTATTTTGGCCCGTTCAGATTTGCTGAATACACCGATAGTACCGTTTTTAATGACAAAGCCGTCGATAACACTCCCACGATTGAGCTCCACCACAGTACCGCGTCCACCGCCATCAATGATCGCTTCGTGTTTCACCTCCGCCTTCAAGACCACATCGGGCGGAACCAGTATCTGTTCTTCATAGATACCTCTTTTAACAAGCACCGTATCTCCCGGCTGTGCCTGCACAAAGGCAGAAAGTATTGATCTCATACCGGAAGAGGGCACAACGAGTACTTCACCATTACTGTCTGCCCCCATGAAAATGAGAAAAAAGAGGGCGGTCAAAAGGGTCTGCTTCAACTTCATATGGAGCACTCCATGGGTTTATTATTTATGATCATATATCCGTGAGC
The Chitinivibrio alkaliphilus ACht1 DNA segment above includes these coding regions:
- a CDS encoding right-handed parallel beta-helix repeat-containing protein codes for the protein MKLKQTLLTALFFLIFMGADSNGEVLVVPSSGMRSILSAFVQAQPGDTVLVKRGIYEEQILVPPDVVLKAEVKHEAIIDGGGRGTVVELNRGSVIDGFVIKNGTIGVFSKSERAKIKNCEIIQNWMTGVVAVRYAPQMEDNLIAFNRGSGIVTWDAKSTTGEIEYNTIAHNGGFGLWLGGQSEVTFKKNIVAYNQKFGAQWSSESAASIITENNFWENLNQFYEFPPGNFQFRPDFRSPRVGMDFRRSQGCCAIRSRDGNVIGIRYTE